The proteins below are encoded in one region of Cohaesibacter intestini:
- a CDS encoding UxaA family hydrolase yields the protein MTKATPIILNPSDTIAILPSGARAGDDPLQLGAPLAVNIMPGHKIARVAHKSGDAILKFGEKIGVATEDITPGAHVHSHNCAFSDHDQSYQIGCDLDTARAAVPKVSPRSFMGYKRRNGQVGTRNFIALCATVNCSATVIRQAAAELNASGILEQYAHVDGVVGLTHSTGCGMSGMRDFGLLERVLWGYATHPNVGATIFVGLGCEMMQVARMKEIFQAEGQKTNLDHFHSLAIQEVGGTRKTIEAIKAKVLDLLPEVNKARREPCPASALKIALQCGGSDGFSGITANPALGKTADLLAGLGATAILSETPEIYGAEQLLLRRAASQEVADKLIAQIKWWEHYVEINNGSLDNNPSPGNKAGGLTTILEKSLGATAKSGSTPLTAVYDYGEQVTEPGFVYMDTPGYDPVCATGQIAGGAHMVVFTTGRGSAFGSKPAPTIKVATNDRLFEAMPDDMDINCGDILSAGISLDAKGAEILDLILAVASGEPTKSELLGLGDHEFIPWQVGAVM from the coding sequence ATGACCAAAGCAACCCCGATCATCCTCAATCCGTCTGACACCATCGCCATCCTGCCAAGCGGGGCGCGTGCGGGTGACGATCCGTTGCAGCTCGGCGCGCCATTGGCCGTCAATATCATGCCCGGTCACAAGATCGCCCGCGTGGCTCATAAGTCAGGGGACGCGATCTTGAAATTTGGCGAGAAAATCGGCGTGGCAACTGAAGACATCACCCCCGGTGCCCATGTCCATTCGCACAATTGCGCCTTTTCCGACCATGACCAATCTTACCAGATCGGGTGCGATCTGGATACTGCGCGGGCGGCAGTCCCCAAAGTCAGCCCGCGCAGTTTTATGGGTTACAAGCGCCGCAACGGGCAGGTGGGGACACGCAACTTCATTGCCCTTTGCGCCACGGTCAATTGCTCAGCCACCGTCATCCGTCAGGCCGCCGCTGAACTCAATGCGTCGGGTATTTTGGAGCAATATGCCCATGTCGATGGGGTGGTGGGCCTGACCCACAGTACCGGCTGCGGAATGAGCGGCATGCGAGACTTTGGCCTCCTCGAGCGCGTGCTCTGGGGCTATGCCACCCATCCCAATGTCGGCGCGACCATTTTTGTCGGCTTGGGCTGCGAAATGATGCAGGTCGCCCGGATGAAAGAGATCTTTCAGGCCGAAGGACAGAAGACCAATCTTGATCATTTTCACAGTCTGGCCATTCAGGAAGTCGGCGGCACCCGCAAGACCATCGAGGCCATCAAGGCCAAGGTGCTGGACCTGCTGCCCGAGGTGAACAAGGCACGGCGCGAACCATGCCCGGCTTCGGCCCTCAAAATCGCTTTGCAATGCGGCGGCTCAGATGGCTTTTCCGGCATCACCGCCAATCCGGCTCTGGGCAAGACCGCCGATCTGCTGGCCGGTCTTGGGGCGACGGCCATTCTGTCCGAGACGCCGGAGATTTACGGCGCTGAACAGCTGTTGCTGCGCCGGGCCGCCAGCCAAGAAGTGGCCGACAAGCTGATCGCCCAGATCAAATGGTGGGAGCATTATGTCGAGATCAACAATGGCAGCCTAGACAACAATCCAAGCCCCGGTAACAAGGCCGGTGGCCTGACCACTATTTTGGAAAAATCCCTTGGTGCAACTGCCAAGTCCGGCTCAACACCCCTGACTGCGGTCTATGATTATGGCGAGCAGGTCACCGAACCGGGCTTTGTCTATATGGACACGCCCGGCTATGACCCGGTCTGCGCCACAGGCCAGATTGCGGGCGGGGCCCATATGGTGGTCTTCACCACCGGGCGTGGCTCGGCCTTTGGCTCCAAACCGGCGCCAACCATCAAAGTCGCCACCAATGACCGTCTGTTCGAAGCCATGCCCGACGATATGGACATCAATTGCGGTGACATCCTAAGCGCGGGCATCTCGCTCGACGCCAAGGGTGCGGAGATCCTCGATCTGATCCTCGCGGTGGCCTCGGGCGAGCCAACCAAATCCGAATTGCTGGGGCTGGGGGACCATGAATTCATCCCTTGGCAGGTCGGCGCGGTGATGTGA
- a CDS encoding tagaturonate reductase — MQRINQSQLEGRPRPSERVIQFGEGNFLRAFMDWKIDRMNEATGSDFGIVVVRPIDGGIPHSLNDSDGVYTVLSRGVGSDGKAVSESRAIAAVRREMSAVADWNDVLALAHNPDISVVISNTTEAGITYSPDCQRDDAPPATFPAKVTRLLMERFESLGGSEAPGFQFLPCELIDHNADELKRCVLAYADQWQLGADFIDWVHNANAFYNTLVDRIVPGFPRDEINEIEQSLGYHDPLLVTAELFHFLVIEQREGQPDLKIPIAEADEGTIIVPNADGYKERKVAILNGAHTGLCPLALLGNSLAVRETMQSAPAKAFLRAMLEREILPYLSLPREELEAFSAEVLRRFENPFILHRWHDISLNGIAKFHTRNLPRFKACWQATGAPSRLMSLSLAAWLVFYQGDFAGSETLPPRDDLEVIDHFDVFKQIGEQDGRKAMIRAYLTEESFWGESLASDDLVAMVTEAHAFLTNHPFTLDRLDAWSTSNPSA; from the coding sequence ATGCAACGCATCAATCAAAGCCAGCTAGAAGGCAGACCCCGCCCGAGCGAACGGGTGATCCAGTTTGGCGAAGGCAACTTTCTGCGTGCCTTCATGGACTGGAAAATTGACCGGATGAACGAAGCCACGGGCAGCGACTTTGGCATTGTTGTGGTGCGCCCCATCGATGGCGGCATCCCACACAGCCTCAATGACAGCGATGGAGTCTATACGGTTCTGTCTCGCGGGGTCGGAAGCGATGGCAAAGCGGTCAGCGAAAGTCGCGCCATTGCCGCAGTTCGGCGCGAAATGTCAGCGGTCGCCGACTGGAACGACGTGCTGGCCTTGGCCCACAATCCTGATATCTCTGTGGTCATTTCCAACACCACCGAAGCAGGCATCACCTACAGCCCCGATTGCCAGCGCGACGATGCACCGCCAGCGACCTTTCCGGCCAAGGTGACGCGCCTGCTAATGGAACGCTTCGAGAGCCTAGGCGGCAGCGAAGCGCCGGGCTTTCAGTTTCTGCCATGCGAGTTGATCGACCACAATGCCGATGAATTGAAACGCTGCGTGCTGGCCTATGCCGATCAATGGCAGCTTGGGGCGGATTTTATCGACTGGGTCCATAATGCCAACGCCTTTTACAACACGTTGGTCGACCGCATCGTGCCGGGCTTCCCCCGCGATGAAATCAACGAAATCGAACAAAGCCTCGGTTATCATGATCCACTGTTGGTGACGGCGGAATTATTCCATTTTCTCGTCATCGAACAGCGCGAAGGCCAGCCGGACCTCAAAATCCCGATAGCAGAAGCCGACGAAGGCACCATCATTGTGCCCAATGCCGATGGCTATAAAGAGCGCAAGGTGGCGATCCTCAACGGGGCTCATACCGGCCTGTGTCCGCTCGCGTTGCTTGGCAACAGCCTCGCCGTGCGTGAAACCATGCAAAGTGCCCCGGCCAAGGCCTTTTTGCGCGCTATGTTGGAGCGGGAAATCCTGCCCTATCTCTCGCTGCCGCGCGAAGAACTGGAAGCCTTTAGCGCCGAAGTTTTGCGGCGCTTTGAAAATCCCTTCATCCTGCATCGCTGGCACGATATTTCGCTCAATGGCATTGCCAAATTCCATACCCGCAATCTGCCCCGCTTTAAGGCCTGCTGGCAGGCGACAGGCGCGCCATCACGCCTGATGAGCCTGTCGCTCGCCGCGTGGCTGGTTTTCTATCAGGGCGACTTTGCTGGCAGCGAAACCCTGCCACCACGCGATGATCTAGAGGTCATCGATCACTTTGATGTCTTCAAGCAAATTGGCGAACAGGATGGTCGCAAGGCGATGATCCGCGCTTATCTGACAGAGGAAAGCTTCTGGGGCGAAAGCCTCGCATCCGACGATCTCGTCGCCATGGTCACCGAGGCCCATGCCTTCTTGACCAATCATCCCTTTACGCTCGACCGTCTGGACGCTTGGTCGACCTCCAACCCTTCCGCCTAA